TCTGCAATAAGTTTCATTATAATATTTTTAAAGTGTGATATGCCCTCCCGGTAATACCACCGGCCGACAGTTAATTTTGCTACGATACTTTTAGATGTGGACAGCTAAGTTTATAGTAGTCAGTTAAACCAAAACTAATAAAAAGGTGCATAAACTTTAAAATATATTTAAAAAGATTTTTTGTGTTTTATAAATTTCGATTAAGTATTTCGATAAATTGTAACGCTGCTGCGTATATTAGCGTCTTACATTTAACTATACGTTGCAGAACTTAAATTTGAGTGTTGTGTTTGTCAAAGACCGGATCATCAACAAAAATTTTTGCTATTTGAGTATTATAAACCTGTATGTTTAACGCCAACAAAAAAACAGCTAAGCTTTATGCGGAAATAATACAACATTTGTATTATGGCGAACAACTATCGAGCGCGGAGCTCAGCGCACGCATTGATAAAAGCATACCGCTGGTTACGAAGGCGGTGAACCATCTGATTGAGGCGGGTTTTGTTATTGAGCAAGGTTATGCCCCTTCAAGCGGCGGCCGCAGGCCGTTGATGTATTCCGTTCGGCACGATAGGTTACATATTGTTACCGTAGCGATGGATCAGCTTTCAACACGTATCGGTATTGTTGACCTTCTGAATAATTTTGTTTCACCGGTAGAAATCATCAGCTTAAACTTACAGGACAATCCGCAAGCGCTCAATTCACTGGTATCAATAATCAACACGCACATTGAGCAATCAAAAGTTGATAAGGAAAAGATAATAGGGGTGGGCATTGGCATGCCCGGCTTTGTTAACGTAAACGAAGGTATTAACTATACTTACCTTGACGCAGGCAACAAAAGCCTTACGCAGTATTTGGCCGACGCGGTAGAGCTGCCGGTTTACATTGATAATGATTCGAGTTTGATCGCTTTATCTGAATTAAAGTTCGGCATCGCTAAATCAATAAAGGATGTAATGGTGATCAACATCGGCTGGGGTATAGGTTTGGGTATGATCATCAACGGGCAGATTTTTCGCGGTGAGAATGGCTTTGCGGGAGAGTTTAGCCACATACCTATTGCAGAGGAAGGTGCGCTTTGTGCCTGCGGTAAGCAGGGATGCCTGGAAGCCGAAGCCTCATTAATGGCCGTAGCCCAAAAAGCTATTGAGGGGGTTGAAAGTGGCCAAAAATCGAGCCTGCAGCATTATATTACAGATGATCATTCAAACCTTGCAGTCGGTAATGTGCTGATGGACGCTGCCAATAAGGGCGATCAGTATGCTATCGAACTGCTTTCAGACGCGGCTTACAAAATCGGCCGCGCGCTATCTATTCTGATACACATCCTGAACCCTAAGGCAATCGTACTCAGCGGCAGGGGAGTTAAAGTAGGAAAACTTCTGTTAGCGCCAATACAACAGGCGCTTAATAAGTATTGTATACCACGCCTGGCACAAGGCACCGAGCTTTTTATATCTGAAATAGGCTTTGATGCTGAACTGATCGGCGCGGCCATCCTGGTTATGGAAAGCTTTAACAAGATGCACGGCGGATTGCAAAAAAAATAACAAACATTATAGTATTTATACCGTATATAAACCAGCAAATCGCGTTTTATACTTTGTAAAATATTTAATAAGTTTTATTTATTATTTAAAAAATATAAGTAAGTTTGTTCAATTTGCAGAGTAACCAAACTCAATCCACTATATGTCACGACTCAACCTGCTTGAAGAAACCCGATACGAAAAATTACCGGTTACGGTATTTCCTGATTCGATAGCTGCCTCAAACAGTGTAGCTGCACGCATAGCCGCACTTATACGCGACAAACAAAGCCGCGGAGAAACTACCGTTTTAGGTTTGGCTACAGGCGCAACCCCGGTTAAGGTTTATAAAGAGCTGATTCGTTTACATAAGGAGGAAGGCTTAAGCTTTAAGAACGTCGTTACTTTTAATCTCGACGAGTACTTTCCGATGCAGCCTAATGCCGAGCAGAGCTATGTTACTTTTATGAAGCAACAACTGTTCGATCATATCGACATCGATCCTGCGAATATTCATATTCCTGATGGTACGCTGGCAGAAGCCGATGTAGCGCAGTTCTGTATCAATTACGAGCAAAAAATAAATTCATACGGCGGGCTCGACCTGCAGATATTGGGTATAGGCCGTACCGGTCACATTGGTTTTAACGAGCCGGGCTCGGCGCCAAATTCCGGTACACGCCTGGTAACGCTGGATGACCTGACCCGCCGCGATGCTTCGCGCGATTTTGGCGGTAAGGAGAATGTACCTACCAAAGCCATTACCATGGGGGTAGGTACCATATTCAAGGCCCGCGAGATTATTTTAATGGCCTGGAACCTTAAAAAAGCCAGTATCATTAAAAAAGCGGTTGAAGGTTCGGTGTCATCTGAAGTACCGGCTACTTACCTGCAACTGTCTGATAAGGTGGAGTTCATCCTTGACCAGGATGCTGCTGCCGAGCTTACCCGTTTTGATACACCTTGGCTGGTTCGTGATTGTGTTTGGGATATTCAACTGATAAAAAAAGCGGTGGTTTGGCTTTCAAAAACCACCGGTAAGCCCATCCTTAAACTTACCGAGGAAGATTATAACAACAATGGCATGGCGCAACTGGCAACTGAAAAAGGGCCGGTGTACAATATCAACATTGATATATTTAACAAGTTACAGCATACCATTACCGGCTGGCCGGGTGGTAAGCCTAATGCTGACGACAGCCAGCGCCCTGAACGTAAGGATCCGGCTAAAAAACGCTCCATCATTTTTTCTCCGCATCCTGATGATGATGTGATCTCGATGGGTGGCACATTCATTCGACTGGCCGACCAAGGGCATGAGGTACACGTAGCCTACCAAACATCAGGCAATACAGCCGTTTGGGATGATGACGTGCTGCGCTTTATGGAATTTGCCATCGATTTCAACAAGGCTCAAGGTATTGATACCACAACGCTTGAAAATACTTACCGCGAGAGCCGTGAGTTTATAGGCAAAAAGCTCCCAAATCAGCCCGACCAGATTGCTATACGTGATGTTAAGGGATTGATACGTAAGGGAGAAGCCATAGCCGGAGCAAGGTTTGCCGGTTTACCCGATGAGAACATCCACTTCCAGAACCTGCCATTTTATGACAGGCAAAAAACTAACAGCAATGTAAGTTTTGAAGATGACATACAACAAACCATTGAGCTTTTACGTAAAGTAAAACCGCACCAGGTATTCGCCGCCGGTGATTTTGCCGATCCGCATGGTACACACAAAGTTTGCTTTGATGTGATTTTGGCCGCATTGCAGCGCCTTAAAGGTACCGAGGAATGGGTTGACGATTGCTGGCTATGGCTGTACCGTGGCGCATGGCACGAGTTTGAGATACACGAAATACAAATGGCCGTTCCACTTTCACCGCAGGAGGTGATGCGTAAGCGTTTGGCCATATACAAACACCAGTCGCAAAAGGATTTGCCGGTATTCCCGGGGGATGACGCACGCGAGTTTTGGGTACGTGCCGAGCAGCGCACTGCCGAAACTGCCCGTTCGTATGATGAGCTTGGCCTCGCCGAGTACGAAGCCATTGAGGCCTTTGTGCGCTGGGAGTTTTAATAAGAGCTTTTTTTAGTTAAGGGGTTAATTAAAAAAGAAGCCTGGTGTTCCGCTTAATTGCAGAACCCAGGCTTAATTGTTTTACCTCGTACCTTGTTCGCAATGACAAATTGATTGTTAATCAAAAGCACAAACCGGAAATAACCTTTTCTACCGGCATCAGGAATGCCCGGAGCAACTCAAGCCTTGCCAAAGCATAACCATTCACCGGGCAGGACGTAGCCGGCGATTTATTCGCTATGTTTATTTTAATTGTGCTCATGAGATCGCTAACGCTAAGTTTTGCTTCTTTTGCTCGCACAAAAGAAGTTTAGGACAGGTAGTGAACTCTGTTTACGAAAGTGCTTCTTTTTAAACGATTATGCTTTGACTATCGCCAGCCTGCTCTTGGCCGCAGAGGCCAGTTACTTTGTCTTAGACACAAAGTAACCAAAAGTCAAGCCGGAAAAAACCTTCATCCGCACAGGCCATACTCCCTGCCCGGTTTTCCGGCAGGCCTACGCTTTTTTTTATTATCAGTTCAGTTCAAGAAAAATAAGCGGCTTCGAATAAAATTGGTAATATCATCAATATGGCGAGGGGTATTTTTACTGATTACCGGAGCTTAGTTACTATGAACTAATAGCACCTATATTCTTTAGCAACTTTCTGTTCTCCCGGCGGTGTATCAGCCTGTATACTATAGCATAAATTACAGGGAGTATCAGCAGGGTAAGTATGGTTGAGGTAACCAGACCGCCAATTACCACAATGGCCAGTGGCTTTTGCGTTTCAGAACCGATACCGGTTGATATGGCCGCGGGCATCAGGCCAATGGCAGCCATCAGGGCGGTCATTACCACGGGGCGTACCCTTGATATTACTCCATCAAGCAGGGCCTCGTCAAGGTGCATACCC
This genomic interval from Mucilaginibacter defluvii contains the following:
- a CDS encoding ROK family transcriptional regulator gives rise to the protein MFNANKKTAKLYAEIIQHLYYGEQLSSAELSARIDKSIPLVTKAVNHLIEAGFVIEQGYAPSSGGRRPLMYSVRHDRLHIVTVAMDQLSTRIGIVDLLNNFVSPVEIISLNLQDNPQALNSLVSIINTHIEQSKVDKEKIIGVGIGMPGFVNVNEGINYTYLDAGNKSLTQYLADAVELPVYIDNDSSLIALSELKFGIAKSIKDVMVINIGWGIGLGMIINGQIFRGENGFAGEFSHIPIAEEGALCACGKQGCLEAEASLMAVAQKAIEGVESGQKSSLQHYITDDHSNLAVGNVLMDAANKGDQYAIELLSDAAYKIGRALSILIHILNPKAIVLSGRGVKVGKLLLAPIQQALNKYCIPRLAQGTELFISEIGFDAELIGAAILVMESFNKMHGGLQKK
- the nagB gene encoding glucosamine-6-phosphate deaminase, which encodes MSRLNLLEETRYEKLPVTVFPDSIAASNSVAARIAALIRDKQSRGETTVLGLATGATPVKVYKELIRLHKEEGLSFKNVVTFNLDEYFPMQPNAEQSYVTFMKQQLFDHIDIDPANIHIPDGTLAEADVAQFCINYEQKINSYGGLDLQILGIGRTGHIGFNEPGSAPNSGTRLVTLDDLTRRDASRDFGGKENVPTKAITMGVGTIFKAREIILMAWNLKKASIIKKAVEGSVSSEVPATYLQLSDKVEFILDQDAAAELTRFDTPWLVRDCVWDIQLIKKAVVWLSKTTGKPILKLTEEDYNNNGMAQLATEKGPVYNINIDIFNKLQHTITGWPGGKPNADDSQRPERKDPAKKRSIIFSPHPDDDVISMGGTFIRLADQGHEVHVAYQTSGNTAVWDDDVLRFMEFAIDFNKAQGIDTTTLENTYRESREFIGKKLPNQPDQIAIRDVKGLIRKGEAIAGARFAGLPDENIHFQNLPFYDRQKTNSNVSFEDDIQQTIELLRKVKPHQVFAAGDFADPHGTHKVCFDVILAALQRLKGTEEWVDDCWLWLYRGAWHEFEIHEIQMAVPLSPQEVMRKRLAIYKHQSQKDLPVFPGDDAREFWVRAEQRTAETARSYDELGLAEYEAIEAFVRWEF